The genomic stretch TAAATGATTCAAGAGCGGTCTATTCTAACAGTTGCAGATAATACAGGTGCACGAAAAATAAGATGTTTCCGAATGCTTGGTGGCAGTTACCGGAAATATGCATCATTAGGTGATGTGATTATTGCCTCTGTATATGATGCACTGCCAACCGCTACAATTAAGAAAGGTGAAAAAGTGCGTGCCGTTATCGTCCGATGCGTAAAAGAGGTTCGGCGGGCTGATGGCAGTTATGTAAAATTTGATGACAATGCGGCTGTGATTATCAATCCGGATGGTGAGCCGCGTGGGACAAGAATTTTCGGGCCGGTTGCAAGAGAACTCAGAGAAAAAAATTTTCTGAAAATTATCTCGTTAGCGCCTGAAGTGATATGAAGGCAGGTTAAAATGGCAGGTTAAAGGGAAAAGTTGAAGGAAAAAAAAACTTTAACTTGCAATTCCCTGTGGCTCTGCCAGAGGGTAGTTCATTTTTAACCTTTAATTTATACCTTTAACCTGATGTTAATATGGGACAAAAAATTCATCCAAGAGGTCTACGGCTTGGCTATGTTTCCGACTGGGATAGTAAATGGTTTTCCAGACGGAATATGGCTGACCTGTTAGAAGAAGATTTTCGGATAAGAAAGTTTGTTAAAGAACGGCTAAAATTTGCCGCAGTCTCAAAAATCGTAGTAGAACGTGCTGGAAAATATCTGAAAGTCAACATTTTTTCTGCCAGACCTGGAC from Elusimicrobiota bacterium encodes the following:
- the rplN gene encoding 50S ribosomal protein L14, giving the protein MIQERSILTVADNTGARKIRCFRMLGGSYRKYASLGDVIIASVYDALPTATIKKGEKVRAVIVRCVKEVRRADGSYVKFDDNAAVIINPDGEPRGTRIFGPVARELREKNFLKIISLAPEVI